Within the Pengzhenrongella sicca genome, the region CGGGCGCCCGACTCGAGGGCTCGGACGGCGCGGTCGACACCGTCTGGGAGACCTCGGACGGGGGCGCCTTCGCCGTCGTGGAGCGGCTCGCCGACGGCGTCTCGCGCGGCATCGCGGTCGAGGTCGACGGCGGGGTCGCGGCGGCCGGGTGGATCGAGAGCGCGGCGTTCACCGGCCCGGTGCTGTGGCTGTCCGCCGACGGCGCGCGGTGGCGATGGGTGCCGATCCCGGCGGCAGGCAGCACGGACGACATCGACGTCCAGGCGGTCGGCGCCGACCTGCTGGTGACGGCCCAGGGCGCCGGCACGGCCCAGGTCTGGACGGTGCCCGACGTCGCGGCGGCGCTCGCGGCGATCCGCGCCGGGGCGCGGTGACGCGAAGGGGCGTAGTGACGCGAAGGGGCCCAGTGACGCGGAGGGGCCCAGTGACGCGAAGGGGCGTAGTGACGCGAAGGGGTGCGTGTGTGCCCAGACGGCCACGCGCACCCGCGTGGGGAACGTAAAATCGACCCCGTGACCGACCCGGACTCTCTGCGCACCACCGAGGTCCTTGTCGACCCGGCCGAGGAGGCGGAGCCGACCCGTGCACCCGGTCGCCCGCGCGACCCGATGCTCGAGGAGCGCGCCCTGCAGGCCGCGCTCGAGGTGTTCGGGGAGAAGGGCTGGGCGGGCCTGACGATCGACGAGGTCGCCACGCGGTCCCGGGTCGGCAAGTCCTCGATCTACCTGCGGTGGGGGGACAAGGAGTCGCTGCTGACGGCGGCCCTGCGGCGCAACCAGCAGCGCGGCGCGGAGCTCCGCGAGGAGGAGGGCTCGCCGCCGCTGACCGACGAGGGCTCGCTGCGCGACTTCCTCATCGCGCACGCGACCAGGCGCGCGGAGCTGTACCTGAGCCCGAACGGGCTGCCGATGCTGCGCCTGTATGTCGAGGCACGCGCGTTCCCGCAGCTGTTCGCGAACATCCGGCAGCGGACGATGACCGAGTTCGTGCTCGAGGAGCGCAGCCGGGTCGAGGAGGCCATCAGGCGCGGGGTGCTGCCGGCGCACGCCTCGGCCGTGCACCTCCTGGACGCGGTGGAGGGGGCGGTGCTGATGCACGTGCTCGTGACCCCGCCGCACCTGCTCGACCGCGTGCGCAGCACCCTCGGCGCGTACGTCGAGCAGCTGGTCGACAACCAGCTGCGGGCCGCGGCGTCCTGAGCCGAGCGGGCTGACGGGAACGGCGCGAGCCGGGTGGCCTGACTGGAGCGGCCTGACTGGAGCGGCCTGACTGGAGCGGCCTGACCGAGCGACCCGACCGAGCGACCCGACCGGGCGACCCGGACGGGCGACCCGGACGGGCGACCCGGACGGGCGGCGCGAATGTGGGCAATCGGCTCCACGCGGCGCGAGTGTGGGCGATCGGTCCCCGAACGGGGTCGTTGACCGGCAGATCTCCCACACCCGCTCGCCTGGGAGCAGATCGCCCACACTCGCCCGCGGCGCCCCCAGTCGGCTACGCCGTGTGCTGGTGCTCCTTGACGATCTGGCGCCCGGCGATGTGCACCATGATCTCGTCGGTGCCGCCGCCGAAGCGGTGCCCGCGCAGGTCGAGCCACAGTCGCGAGACCCGCACGCCGACGGTCACCCCGACGCCGCCGAAGATCTGCATCGCCTCGTCGGCGACCTCGAACGCGGCCATCGCGCTGTAGCGCTTGCACAGCGCACCCTGGCTGCGCAGCGGCATGCCCTGGTCGAGCATCCACGCGGTCCGGTAGACGAAGTTGCGCATGTTCTCGAGCTTGATCGCCATGTCGGTGAGCTTGAGCTGGATGAGCTGGAACGAGCCGATCGGCTGCCCGAACTGGACGCGCTGACCGGCGTACGTCGCGGCGTCGTCGAAGGCGCACTGGGCCTGGCCGAGGCAGTTGGCGGCGATCACGAGCCGCTCGAGCTCGAAGTTGCGCATGAGCTGCTTGAACCCGGCGCCCTTGACCCCGACGAGGCAGGACTCGGGCAGCGTCACCTCGTCCAGGAAGATTTCGCTGGAGTCGCTGATGTGCCACAGGATCTTGTCGAGGCGGTTGGTCGTGATGCCGGGGGAGTCCATCGGCACGAGGTACATCGAGATCGCCTCGCGCGGGTTCGCCACCTCCGGGTCCTTGGCCATCAGGAGCAGGTTCTTGGACACGAGCGCGCTGGTGATGAGCGTCTTGGTGCCCGTGAAGGTCACCATGCCGTCGTGGTGCACGGCGCGCGTCGACATCGCCGACGTGTCCGAGCCGGCGCCCGGCTCGGTGAAGCCGAGGGCGAAGGGAACCTCGCCCGTCGCGAGCTGGCCCAGCACCTCGCGCTGCTGCTCCGGGGACCCGAACTCGATGATGTCCGTCGCCTGGAGCAGCTCGAGGCCGTAGCCGTTGTTCAGGCCCTGGCGCGCGACGCGCTCGGCGAGCAGCACGAGCGTCATGGCGTCGCAGGGGGTCCCGCCGAACTCCTCGGGGAAGCCGAGCGAGCCGAAGCCGGCCTCGTTCATCGCCTTGCGGAACGACACCGGCTGCTCGTGGTTGAGGTCGAGCGCGGCGATGTACGACTCGGAGCACTCGCGCTCGAGCAGCTCATCGAGGCTCTGCAGGAGGAGGTCCTGCTCGTCGGTCAGTCCGAAGTCCATGGTCGTTCGCCTTTCGGTGCCGGCGTGCGCCCGTGCGGCAGCGCAGCCTCGTCGCTGCGGCCGGGCAGATCCCGTGCCGCGGCTCCATCA harbors:
- a CDS encoding TetR/AcrR family transcriptional regulator translates to MTDPDSLRTTEVLVDPAEEAEPTRAPGRPRDPMLEERALQAALEVFGEKGWAGLTIDEVATRSRVGKSSIYLRWGDKESLLTAALRRNQQRGAELREEEGSPPLTDEGSLRDFLIAHATRRAELYLSPNGLPMLRLYVEARAFPQLFANIRQRTMTEFVLEERSRVEEAIRRGVLPAHASAVHLLDAVEGAVLMHVLVTPPHLLDRVRSTLGAYVEQLVDNQLRAAAS
- a CDS encoding acyl-CoA dehydrogenase family protein; its protein translation is MDFGLTDEQDLLLQSLDELLERECSESYIAALDLNHEQPVSFRKAMNEAGFGSLGFPEEFGGTPCDAMTLVLLAERVARQGLNNGYGLELLQATDIIEFGSPEQQREVLGQLATGEVPFALGFTEPGAGSDTSAMSTRAVHHDGMVTFTGTKTLITSALVSKNLLLMAKDPEVANPREAISMYLVPMDSPGITTNRLDKILWHISDSSEIFLDEVTLPESCLVGVKGAGFKQLMRNFELERLVIAANCLGQAQCAFDDAATYAGQRVQFGQPIGSFQLIQLKLTDMAIKLENMRNFVYRTAWMLDQGMPLRSQGALCKRYSAMAAFEVADEAMQIFGGVGVTVGVRVSRLWLDLRGHRFGGGTDEIMVHIAGRQIVKEHQHTA